Genomic window (Methylobacterium radiotolerans JCM 2831):
CCGACGCGTCGGCGTCGGTGTCGTCTTCGTCGCCGTGGTCCACGTCCGCGATGATGAGTTCATCGAGATCCGCCGTGAAGCTGTGCGGCAGGTCGCCCGGACTACTAGGCGACAGAAGTTCCCAGGTCAGTGGGCCGCCGGCGCCATTCAAGTTGTCTTCCAACACGCTGAGGCAGTCGCGGCGTGCTTCCTCGGGATCGCCGTGGTAGTGCGCGGCGATGAACGGATTGTCGGCGAAGTGCGCCGCGATGAAGCTCCGGAAACGTTCGTCGCCGGCGGCGGTGAAACCATGGATCTGCTGATAGTGCGACATGCGGAAAACTCCTAGCTGTGAGCGATGCTCGGCGGGTGTGGGATCAGGACAGCTTGATTTCGACAGTGCCGCCGCGCTGGTCCTTCACGATGGCAAAGAGGTTCACGTCGCGGACCCGGTACTGGCCGCCAGGTCCGCCCTTGATGACGTATCCGAGTGCGTCCTGCTGCACCTCCACCGGGAACGGGAACCGTCCCTGCGCCTTTGCCCATGCGTTTTGGTGATAAAACTTGCTGCTCTTTTTGATCTTCGCGAATAGCTGCGTAGCCATTTTATTGGTCTCGGGCAGAGTAATATTTTAATCGTTTTCTTGATTGGACAGCGCAATCAAACCGTTCACCAATTCGGCGACTTCCTCGGGCACTGCAATTTCGCAGCATTTATCCACCTGGTGCACGTCACCAGGTGGGATCGCCCTATAGACGCGGTCGGCAACAAAGCCGCGCATAGAGTCCCAAGCGGCAAAGGTTTCCTCGGCCAATTCGCTTTCTTCTTCGTTGCCAGCAGTGGAATAGATATATTTATGCGCGGCATCCAAGGTGGACAGCACAGCGACCATTCCATTGATTACGCCGACGGCGCTGGTGTGTACGGTGTAGGTTTGAGTATTCACAACAATGTCTCAGGCGACCATTCAGGCCGGGGCGGATCTAGATCGATGCGGCGGCCTGTATGGTAATCGCGACCATCAGCACCACTAATGAATTGAGAAGCAAGCGTCGGCGGAACTGTTGCTGCGTCATCAATCCTCGCTTGACTGCGACATGCATCATCGGGATGAGCAGCAAGTACAACACGACCAATACCGCGAATAGGCCAAGAACAATCGATTTGAGTTCCATAGTGGTGGGTGTCTGTAAGTTGAGTGAAATTAGTCGCGCGGCCTAGCTTTCTTTCGACGCCACAACGCAACGATCTTTCTGCCGATGGTGTGGAAGCGGTCTAAGGTTGCGTAAACGAAGCCACCGGTGATTATCAGGGTGACCACGGCAATCGCGCCCGCCAAGAGGCATTCAGCAAGACTCTCCGGCGGCCGCTTCATCCCAGGAAACCAGCCGGAATAATTTACGATCTGTACCGCAAGCCAACCCAACCCGGCCAATGCAGCCAAGCCGGCGATAGTTGCGACGAAGCCGACGAGGGAATGAAGCAAATAATCTCTTCTCATGCTGTGGATACTGGTCGTCGGGTCGGATCGCCCGTGCATGCCCCCGCTTTGCAGGGGCATGGGCTGGCGGTCAGGCATAGCTTAGGTCATCGCCTCGGTCAGGCAGTGGGCAAAGTCGTTTTCGCCGAGGCTTTCCAGGTCATCAATGACCTGGTTGAGCTGGTCGATGGCGTTCTCGGCCTTCTCGCCGCGCTCGCTGTTCGCCAGGCCTTCGGGCATGTTGTCGAAATATTCCTGTTCCTCGTCGCGGATCGTTTCGACTTCTTCGCGGATGCTGGCGGCCATCGCCTGCATTTCGGAGATACGTTCGATGATCTTCGTGATGGCGTCGCGGCGGTCGTTGTTCATAGCGGTGTGGTGGTCGTCGGGTCGGATCGCCCGTGCATGCCCCCGCTGCGCAGGGGCATGGGCTGGCGGTCAGGCTTGGCCGAGGCCAGACAGCGCTGCGTCCAACTCCACGGCGCGGGCGTGGATCAGCACTTCCGGCCCGCGCATGTGCTGAAGCGACGACCGGGTGTCCCGAGCGGCTTTGACCAGCGCAGACACCGCATTGGCGCGCACCAGCTCGCCGGCGTTGATGCGCTCGCAAAGCGCATCGATGTCGGCCTCGGTGATGCGCGGACCGGCATCGGTCAGAATGGCATCGATGTCGTCCGGCAGCACGTCGTGCCGCTGAAGCAGGCGCAGGCCTGCGAGGATGGCGGCGAGTTCGATCGGCTCCATGTTCATTGTTTGTTCTCCTGGTCGTGCGGTGGTCAGAGGGCGGTGGACGTGGTGGAGAGCGCTCCCGGTCCCTGCACCTGCTCGGTGAACCAGGCGTGGAACGCGGCTTCGTTGAACTGGGAGCCCTGCGCCTGGATCGCGCGGCTACGGGCGGTGTCGTACTCGACCATGATTTCCGCGAGGATGGCAGGCAGTTCGGCAGGCTTGACGTTCATGCTTCGCTCTCGTGGTGGCTGCGGGTAGGCGACCAATCCGCCCTTTCCCTGTGACCAAATTATAGCATCTTGGTTCTTGAAAGGGGCGAAACGCGGCGCGAAATGATGGTTTCGCGCACGAACGTTCAGCCACGGGTCAGGTTAGGCATAGGAGCTGTAATACTTGGGGCGGCCATCCCACTTGGCCAGGTTGCCGTGGTGGCCGGCGCCACCGCTCAGGACGTGCAGATAGGCGGCGCGGTGCATGCGCGGCATGGCGCCAGACTTGAAGACGCCGGGGCGAGGCACGGCGGTGCCGGCCATGGCGTGCTCGCCGCCCTCGGTCTTCTCAGCCTCGATCTCGCACACCACGGCCGAGCGTGCGGACGGTACGCGCGTGACTTCGTAGAAGTGCACGTTGGTCTGCTCGCAGCCGTAGGTTTCATACACGATGTCACCCACCGCCAGGCCGTGGCCGGCTTCGCGGCGCTCGCGCTTGGCGTTCTCGTTCGCGGTCTGCCGCTCGACATAGCTGGCTAGGTGCCTATCGCGCTGCTCGGCCGTGGTGAATGCCAGGTTGAGGTCGGCGCGGATCTGGCGGCCCTTGTAGGCCAGCAGGGCATAGCGCAGGCCGCTGACGTAGCAGTAAGCGACGACGCCGGCCTGCGGGAACTCGCGGGCCTCGGCGTTTTCGGGGATATAGCGGGTCTTCTTGAAGGTACGCATGGTGTAGATCTCCGGTCGGGGGACGCGCCCCCGAAGGGGCGCAAGGTGGGTCAATCTTCGTCGGGCGTGGTGATCGTGATGACGGGCGCGGGGGTGTCGCCCGGTCCGATCCGCATCACGAGGCGGACGGGGCGCGCACGCCGGCCACCGCCGGCCAGCGGCACCCGCAGGATTTCGTAGGCGACGCGGTCGGTGTTGCCGGCGCGACGTGCGGCCAGCATCGCCATCCACACGACATCCCACAGCCTACCGGCTTCGTCCTGGGGGACTCGCTTGCGGC
Coding sequences:
- a CDS encoding DUF6573 family protein, coding for MFDANDLVSSYSRAQAIEDGDLVDVTETAREAGFRFPVALTAAVWADCVAWTDEDTRRKRVPQDEAGRLWDVVWMAMLAARRAGNTDRVAYEILRVPLAGGGRRARPVRLVMRIGPGDTPAPVITITTPDED